CTTCATCGGGACGCCCTCGATCTCGGACGGGTACTCGAGGTCGACGTCGAAGGGCGGGACCTGGTTCACCGGGAGCATCACGAACTCCACCTCTTCGAGGAGGGCGGCAAAGCGGGCGTGGACGGCGCTGCGCTCGCGCTCCGCGCGCAGCAGGTCCGTCGCTCCCAGGTCGTCGGCGAGCGCCAGGTTCCAGCGGATCGCGGGCTTGAGCGCTTCGCGGGCGGCGTCGGGAAGGCCGGAGAGGCCGGATGCAAAGAGGAGGGCACGGAAGGTATGGAACGCCTCGTTCGCGCCGCTCCAGTCCATCTTCGATGCCTCGATGACCGCACCCAGCGACTCGAGCACCGGAATGGCTTCTGCTACGACGCGCGCGACACGCCGGTCCACGGGCAGTCCGCCGAGATCGGGGTCGAAGGCGATTCGCACGCCGCCGAATGAGCGCTCCAACCCGTCGCGAAAGTGCGCGCCGGGCGTCTCGAGAGAGATCGGCGACCGCGGGTCGGGGCCTGCCATGGCCGAGAGCAGAAGCGCGGTGTCCTCGACGGTGCGCGCCATCGGTCCGAGGACGGTGAACGCTTCCCAGGCCATGTGCGAGGCGGGCACGTTCGGGACGCGCCCCGGCGAGGGACGCAGCCCCACGACATTGTTGAAGTTGCCCGGGTTGCGGAGCGAGCCGCCCATGTCCGAGCCGTCGGCGATCGGGAGCAGGCGCGCGGCGAGTGCGGCCCCGGCGCCGCCACTGGAACCGCCCGCCGATCGGGTGGTGTCGTAGGGATTGCGGGTCGGCCCGAAGACCGGGTTGAAGGTGTGCGACCCCGCGCCGAACTCGGGCATGTTCGTCTTGCCGATCGTGATCGCCCCCGCCGCGCGTACGCGCTGGACCAGCAGGTCGTCTGCTTCGGGCACGTGGTTCGCCAGGAGCGGAGAGCCCATCGTCGAGCGGATCCCTGCGGTCTGGACCGCGTCCTTGTGCGCGATCGGGAGCCCGTGGAGGGGCCCGAGGGATTCGCCCCGCGCCTGCTTCTCGTCCGCCTCCGCGGCCGACGCGCGCGCCTGCTCTGGCACGAGCGTGACGATGGCGTTGATCGCCGGATTCAGGCGCTCGATCCGCTCGAGGTGTGCCTCGAGGAGCTCGCGCGCCGAGAGCTCCCCGGACGCGACGAGTGCCGCGAGCTCGCAGGCGGTCTTTGCGCAGAGCAGCTCGTCCACGGCCCGAGAGCGTACCCGCCGCAGCCGATGCGCGCCGTGGATGGGTGTCGTCGCGACACGCCGGAGATCTCCGTCTCCTCGAGACCCGGACCACGGCAGGAACCGAGGGCGACCCGGAGATCTGGAAGGAGCAGGGTGGCCGTCAGCGAACGGCCTACGTCACCGGATCCAGCTCCGCCAGCGCTGTGCGGAGATTGCGATGGAAGTGGACGATCGCGGTTTCGAAACGCCCGAAGGTGAAGTGTTCGTTCGCGCCGCTCTCCATGGTCCGTTGGATGCTCTGCACGAGCGCGAGGTCTTCCGGGGCGCCGGTCTGCGTCACGAATTGGGCGTCCCGTCTTGCTGTTTCGATCGCTGCGGGTTCGCCGCCCGTGGGTGCGAGGGAATAGGCGATGTTGCGGGTTCGGCCCGGCGCGAGCGGCTCGTGTACGACCAGGATGGTGTGGCGCGACAAGACGGTGACCAGGGCGTTCGGAAACAGGTGGTAGACGTAGGTCACCCGGCCATCGATGCGACGCTCGGCCGCCGGGATGTCGGCGAGCTTCTCGATGCGTCGAAACGGGAAGGTCACCCGGCTGTTCCGACCACAGTGCTCCACCACGTTC
This region of Myxococcota bacterium genomic DNA includes:
- a CDS encoding amidase, which encodes MDELLCAKTACELAALVASGELSARELLEAHLERIERLNPAINAIVTLVPEQARASAAEADEKQARGESLGPLHGLPIAHKDAVQTAGIRSTMGSPLLANHVPEADDLLVQRVRAAGAITIGKTNMPEFGAGSHTFNPVFGPTRNPYDTTRSAGGSSGGAGAALAARLLPIADGSDMGGSLRNPGNFNNVVGLRPSPGRVPNVPASHMAWEAFTVLGPMARTVEDTALLLSAMAGPDPRSPISLETPGAHFRDGLERSFGGVRIAFDPDLGGLPVDRRVARVVAEAIPVLESLGAVIEASKMDWSGANEAFHTFRALLFASGLSGLPDAAREALKPAIRWNLALADDLGATDLLRAERERSAVHARFAALLEEVEFVMLPVNQVPPFDVDLEYPSEIEGVPMKHYIDWMRSASYVTLTGHPAISVPAGFTDDGLPVGLQIVGRHHDDFGVLQLAYAFQEATEHWKRRPPLD